One window from the genome of Cucumis melo cultivar AY chromosome 12, USDA_Cmelo_AY_1.0, whole genome shotgun sequence encodes:
- the LOC103498261 gene encoding proteasome subunit alpha type-5, which produces MFLTRTEYDRGVNTFSPEGRLFQVEYAIEAIKLGSTAIGLKTKEGVVLAVEKRITSPLLEPSSVEKIMEIDEHIGCAMSGLIADAHTLVEHARVETQNHRFSYGEPMTVESTTQALCDLALRFGEGDEESMSRPFGVALLIAGHDEKGPSLFYTDPSGTFWQCNAKAIGSGSEGADSSLQEQYNKDLTLQEAETIALSILKQVMEEKVTPSNVDIAKVSPTYHLYTPAEVEAVISRL; this is translated from the exons ATGTTTCTCACCAG GACCGAGTACGATAGGGGTGTCAATACCTTCTCACCTGAAGGTCGATTGTTCCAGGTTGAGTACGCGATTGAGGCTATTAAG CTGGGTTCGACGGCTATTGGTTTGAAAACAAAGGAAGGCGTTGTGCTTGCCGTTGAGAAACGTATTACATCTCCACTACTG GAACCAAGTAGCGTGGAAAAAATCATGGAAATTGATGAGCATATTGGATGTGCAATGAGTGGATTAATTGCTGATGCTCACACACTTGTTGAACATGCTCGAGTTGAGACCCAG AACCATCGGTTCTCATATGGTGAACCAATGACTGTGGAGTCTACAACACAAGCTCTTTGTGATCTAGCCCTAAGATTCGGTGAAGGCGATGAGGAGTCCATG TCTCGACCATTTGGAGTAGCTCTTCTTATTGCTGGACATGATGAGAAGGGGCCAAGCTT ATTCTACACAGATCCATCTGGCActttctggcaatgcaatgctAAAGCTATCGGTTCGGGTTCTGAAGGCGCAGATAGCTCTCTGCAAGAGCAATACAACAAG GACCTAACTCTTCAAGAAGCTGAAACCATTGCACTTTCCATTCTGAAGCAAGTTATGGAAGAGAAG GTAACTCCCAGCAATGTCGATATTGCAAAGGTGTCTCCAACATACCATCTGTACACCCCTGCAGAGGTGGAGGCTGTCATTAGCCGGCTATGA